The following coding sequences lie in one Mustelus asterias chromosome 6, sMusAst1.hap1.1, whole genome shotgun sequence genomic window:
- the ing2 gene encoding inhibitor of growth protein 2, with translation MLGLTQCPKARLSGYVEDYLESVETLPQELQRSVSRLREIDTRYREVLKELDDAYEKYKQETDIAQRKRLLHHLQRALINSQELGDEKIQIVTHMSEQVENCAREMDSHSECFEDPTEHEKSIEKVKMEVSQMERPSRRLRRPKNGENRELCHIGNETEEGEEPPKEKKSKSAKKKRSKARPEREVSPIDFPIDPNEPTYCLCNQVSYGEMIGCDNEECPIEWFHFSCVGLTYKPKGKWYCPKCRGETEKTMDKCIEKSKKDRKSR, from the exons ATGCTCGGCCTCACACAGTGCCCCAAGGCCCGGCTCTCCGGCTATGTGGAGGACTACCTGGAGAGTGTGGAGACACTGCCACAGGAGCTGCAGCGGAGCGTCTCCCGACTGAGAGAGATCGATACCCGGTACCGAG AAGTTTTGAAGGAACTTGATGATGCTTATGAAAAGTATAAGCAGGAAACAGACATTGCTCAAAGGAAGCGACTGCTGCATCATCTCCAGCGAGCGCTAATTAACAGCCAAGAGCTGGGGGATGAGAAGATTCAGATTGTCACTCACATGAGTGAACAGGTGGAGAATTGTGCAAGGGAGATGGATAGTCACTCCGAATGTTTCGAGGACCCAACCGAACATGAGAAGTCTATCGAGAAGGTCAAGATGGAAGTGTCTCAAATGGAAAGGCCTTCCAGAAGGCTGCGTAGACCGAAAAACGGTGAAAACCGTGAATTGTGCCACATTGGTAATGAAACTGAAGAAGGAGAGGAGCCTCCTAAAGAGAAAAAATCAAAATCTGCAAAGAAGAAGCGCTCGAAAGCTCGACCAGAAAGGGAAGTCTCTCCCATTGACTTTCCGATCGATCCTAATGAACCCACTTACTGCCTCTGCAACCAGGTGTCCTATGGTGAAATGATAGGTTGTGATAATGAGGAATGTCCAATCGAGTGGTTTCATTTCTCTTGTGTAGGATTAACATACAAGCCAAAAGGTAAATGGTACTGTCCAAAATGCAGAGGTGAAACTGAAAAGACTATGGACAAATGCATAGAAAAatcaaaaaaggataggaagTCAAGGTAG